Within Oribacterium sp. oral taxon 102, the genomic segment TAGCGTTCTTCATTATAAATAAATTTCATTTGCAAGGCAAGCAGAACTTTGATAAAATCAAAGGCATATAAGGGTGCTGAGACTGTCCTCCCGCAGGAAGCATGCACGCATCTTCTTTTTCGGTTTTTTATCTTCCGGCATTTCGCCGCATTTTCCAAACGGAGTCGATATGACAAATAAAGAGAGAACGAAGCGGAGAGAGCGGCTTCGCAGGATGCAGACTGTTATTTTCGTGCTTGTTTTCCTGCTTTGCGGCGCATGGAGCCTTTGGGAAAGCAGAGAGGAGAAGGCGGAGCTTCTGTACACGAGCTTCGCTTCTCCGGAGCAGTTTCAAGGGACGGCGAACGAAGAGAGACGTGTGTCCGGGAACAGCGCGCGTTTCTCCGGGGAAGATACGAAGGCGACGGCTTCGGCGGCAAACGCCGACGGAGGAGGCGAAGAGGAGGTGCGGCGGGAAACGAAGGCGGAGTACAGCGGTGAGAGCGAAACCGAAGCGGAAAAACGCGTAAATTTGAATACCGCGACGCCGGAGGAGCTGCAAACGCTGCCGGGCATCGGCCCTGCGACGGCGAAGCTTATTGTGGAATATCGGGCACAGTACGGCGGCTTCGCGGCGATCGAGGAGATTCAGAATGTGAAGCGGATCGGTGCGAAGACCTTCGAGAAGCTTCGGGACAAAATCTGCGTTTAGGTGGACAGGCGGGGAGATTGTTGCTATAGTCCAATCGTACAGAAGCGCTTC encodes:
- a CDS encoding ComEA family DNA-binding protein, which gives rise to MTNKERTKRRERLRRMQTVIFVLVFLLCGAWSLWESREEKAELLYTSFASPEQFQGTANEERRVSGNSARFSGEDTKATASAANADGGGEEEVRRETKAEYSGESETEAEKRVNLNTATPEELQTLPGIGPATAKLIVEYRAQYGGFAAIEEIQNVKRIGAKTFEKLRDKICV